The Hippoglossus hippoglossus isolate fHipHip1 chromosome 2, fHipHip1.pri, whole genome shotgun sequence genome includes a region encoding these proteins:
- the fbxo3 gene encoding F-box only protein 3: MAASSPESPVVLVDELPSDPLLHVLSFLSFRDLIHCSYVSRRLNELSKHNPLWKSHCSKHWLLSDADRLQSGLSWFCLFKQNYRDLGRYIQFYPELKRAWEQLKSFLQQRCPRMIASLKEGATEVELNDIEAQIGCSLPHDYRCSYRIHNGQKLVIPGLMGSMSLSNHYRSEVLLDVETAAGGFQQRKGMRRCLPLTFCFHTGLSQYMALEPAEGRRMFESFYPCPDQTAQDPSAIDMFITGSCFVEWFTTYVHNVVTGEYPIIRDQIFRYVHDKNCVATTGDITVSVSTSFLPELSSVHPPHFFFTYRIRIEMSSSASPEAACQLDSRYWKITTSDGNVEEVQGPGVVGEFPVMTPGKVHEYASCTTFSTPSEYMEGHYTFHRLANKEEVFHVAIPRFHMVCPPFREPVVRTHKPSTSFTPRLDDHDPDDEYCDGDGDDFGDLRGINMAALEGAWCPRHI; this comes from the exons ATGGCCGCCTCCAGCCCCGAGTCCCCCGTCGTGCTGGTGGACGAGCTCCCGTCAGACCCGCTGCTGCACGTCCTGTCCTTCCTGAGCTTCCGGGACCTGATCCA CTGCAGTTATGTCAGCAGGAGGCTGAACGAACTGTCCAAACACAACCCTCTGTGGAAGAGTCACTGCTCCAAGCACTGGCTGCTGTCAGA tgcgGACCGGCTGCAGAGTGGGCTGTCCTGGTTCTGTCTGTTCAAACAGAACTACAGAGACCTGGGTCGCTACATCCAGTTCTACCCGGAGCTGAAGAGAGCGTGGGAGCAGCTGAAGAGCTTCCTGCAGCAGAGGTGTCCACGAATGATCGCATCCCTCaaag AGGGCGCCACAGAGGTGGAGCTTAACGACATCGAGGCTCAGATTGGCTGCAGTCTTCCACACGACTACCGCTGCTCGTACCGCATCCACAACGGACAGAAACTGGTCATCCCCGG GCTGATGGGCAGCATGTCTCTGTCCAACCACTACCGCTCGGAGGTCCTGCTGGACGTGGAGACGGCGGCGGGCGGTTTCCAGCAGAGGAAGGGGATGAGACGCTGCCTCCCGCTCACCTTCTGCTTCCACACCGGACTCAGTCAGTACATGGCGCTGGAGCCCGCCGAGGGACGCAGGATGTTCGAGAGCTTCTACCCCTGCCCC GACCAGACGGCTCAGGATCCCTCGGCCATCGACATGTTCATCACAG gttcCTGTTTCGTAGAGTGGTTCACAACCTACGTCCACAACGTGGTCACAGGAGAATATCCAATCATCAGAGACCAGATcttcag GTACGTGCACGATAAAAACTGCGTGGCGACCACTGGTGACATCACCGTCTCAGTTTCTACCTCTTTCCTGCCGGAACTTTCCTCCGTCCACCCGCCGCACTTCTTCTTCACCTACCGCATCAG GATCGAGATGTCGAGCAGCGCTTCGCCCGAAGCCGCCTGTCAGCTCGACAGCCGCTACTGGAAGATCACCACCTCCGACGGCAACGTGGAGGAAGTTCAGGGACCCGGCGTGGTCG gagAGTTTCCCGTCATGACGCCTGGAAAAGTCCATGAATACGCCAGCTGCACCACGTTCTCCACGCCATCAGAGTACATGGAGGGTCACTACACCTTCCACAGACTCG CCAATAAGGAAGAGGTTTTCCACGTGGCGATCCCTCGCTTCCACATGGTCTGCCCCCCCTTCAGGGAGCCTGTGGTACGAACG CACAAACCGTCAACCAGCTTCACACCTCGCCTCGACGACCACGACCCTGACGACGAGTACTGCGACGGAGACGGCGACGACTTCGGTGACCTGAGAGGAATCAACATGGCTGCGCTGGAGGGGGCGTGGTGTCCCCGACACATCTGA
- the LOC117777551 gene encoding chromosome alignment-maintaining phosphoprotein 1-like isoform X2 codes for MSVIIHTRGEAGGGVAAHLHCSHCGHFSKSHAQQLSHMAASHPTCLDEEVVGRLGNILTYQSTARLFHCSVCFFTCRDFTKLYKHIISKHCMDDREGGGREAGDGGEDEKKMGDGGEEEDEKKMGDGGEEKKKKMGDEGEEEENILTYDGSIYRCLICGCKNKLKVVSVNHVMKKHDIPKAYASQAIRRDVVTLRQTVSSTPEEDEEAGMTGELLNEEMKATAKVVHFTSNRFVCLICGWKTKLKGFAISHVARCHDVERPYGCKDCSSSFFLPSRLQQHVRTAHRPGRYACPFCCFRSHYLGGFRRHCSRCNAREEGEVGGAARVGEHEEHEEQEEHEEGEEGKKTRAGRKRRMTRKVIEEQEEDE; via the exons ATGTCCGTCATCATTCACACGCGTGGCGAGGCGGGAGGGGGCGTGGCCGCTCACCTGCACTGCTCCCACTGCGGCCACTTCTCCAAGAGCCACGCCCAGCAGCTGTCCCACATGGCGGCGTCCCACCCCACGTGCCTGGACGAGGAGGTGGTGGGTCGCCTCGGAAACATCCTGACGTACCAGAGCACCGCCCGCCTGTTCCACTGCTCCGTCTGCTTCTTCACCTGCAGGGACTTCACCAAGCTCTACAAGCACATCATCTCCAAACACTGCATGGAcgacagggagggggggggacgggaGGCGGGGGACGGAGGTGAGGACGAGAAGAAGATGggagatggaggtgaggaggaggacgagaagaAGATGggagatggaggtgaggagaagaagaagaagatgggagatgaaggtgaggaggaggag aacattCTGACGTACGACGGCAGCATTTACCGCTGCCTCATCTGCGGCTGCAAGAACAAGCTGAAAGTTGTGAGCGTCAACCACGTGATGAAGAAACACGACATCCCCAAAGCGTACGCCTCCCAGGCCATCAGGCGAGACGTGGTCACGCTCAGACAGACGGTGAGCAGCACGccagaggaggacgaggaggccGGGATGACCGGAGAGCTGCTGAACGAGGAGATGAAGGCCACGGCCAAGGTGGTGCACTTCACCTCCAACCGCTTCGTGTGCCTCATCTGTGGCTGGAAGACCAAACTGAAAG gtttCGCCATCAGTCACGTGGCGCGCTGCCACGACGTGGAGCGTCCGTACGGGTGTAAGGACTGCTCGAGCTCCTTCTTCCTGCCGAGTCGTCTGCAGCAGCACGTCAGGACGGCTCATCGGCCCGGACGCTACGCCTGCCCCTTCTGCTGCTTCAGGTCCCACTACCTGGGCGGCTTCAGGAGGCACTGCAGCCGCTGCAACGCccgggaggagggggaggtgggcgGGGCGGCAAGGGTGGGGGAGCACGAGGAGcacgaggagcaggaggagcacgaggagggagaggaggggaaaaagacCAGAGCGGGGAGGAAACGACGGATGACGAGGAAGGTGAtagaagagcaggaggaggatgaatga
- the LOC117777551 gene encoding chromosome alignment-maintaining phosphoprotein 1-like isoform X1 → MSVIIHTRGEAGGGVAAHLHCSHCGHFSKSHAQQLSHMAASHPTCLDEEVVGRLGNILTYQSTARLFHCSVCFFTCRDFTKLYKHIISKHCMDDREGGGREAGDGGEDEKKMGDGGEEEDEKKMGDGGEEKKKKMGDEGEEEEKPDGEGEENILTYDGSIYRCLICGCKNKLKVVSVNHVMKKHDIPKAYASQAIRRDVVTLRQTVSSTPEEDEEAGMTGELLNEEMKATAKVVHFTSNRFVCLICGWKTKLKGFAISHVARCHDVERPYGCKDCSSSFFLPSRLQQHVRTAHRPGRYACPFCCFRSHYLGGFRRHCSRCNAREEGEVGGAARVGEHEEHEEQEEHEEGEEGKKTRAGRKRRMTRKVIEEQEEDE, encoded by the exons ATGTCCGTCATCATTCACACGCGTGGCGAGGCGGGAGGGGGCGTGGCCGCTCACCTGCACTGCTCCCACTGCGGCCACTTCTCCAAGAGCCACGCCCAGCAGCTGTCCCACATGGCGGCGTCCCACCCCACGTGCCTGGACGAGGAGGTGGTGGGTCGCCTCGGAAACATCCTGACGTACCAGAGCACCGCCCGCCTGTTCCACTGCTCCGTCTGCTTCTTCACCTGCAGGGACTTCACCAAGCTCTACAAGCACATCATCTCCAAACACTGCATGGAcgacagggagggggggggacgggaGGCGGGGGACGGAGGTGAGGACGAGAAGAAGATGggagatggaggtgaggaggaggacgagaagaAGATGggagatggaggtgaggagaagaagaagaagatgggagatgaaggtgaggaggag GAGAAACCTGACGGCgagggagaggaaaacattCTGACGTACGACGGCAGCATTTACCGCTGCCTCATCTGCGGCTGCAAGAACAAGCTGAAAGTTGTGAGCGTCAACCACGTGATGAAGAAACACGACATCCCCAAAGCGTACGCCTCCCAGGCCATCAGGCGAGACGTGGTCACGCTCAGACAGACGGTGAGCAGCACGccagaggaggacgaggaggccGGGATGACCGGAGAGCTGCTGAACGAGGAGATGAAGGCCACGGCCAAGGTGGTGCACTTCACCTCCAACCGCTTCGTGTGCCTCATCTGTGGCTGGAAGACCAAACTGAAAG gtttCGCCATCAGTCACGTGGCGCGCTGCCACGACGTGGAGCGTCCGTACGGGTGTAAGGACTGCTCGAGCTCCTTCTTCCTGCCGAGTCGTCTGCAGCAGCACGTCAGGACGGCTCATCGGCCCGGACGCTACGCCTGCCCCTTCTGCTGCTTCAGGTCCCACTACCTGGGCGGCTTCAGGAGGCACTGCAGCCGCTGCAACGCccgggaggagggggaggtgggcgGGGCGGCAAGGGTGGGGGAGCACGAGGAGcacgaggagcaggaggagcacgaggagggagaggaggggaaaaagacCAGAGCGGGGAGGAAACGACGGATGACGAGGAAGGTGAtagaagagcaggaggaggatgaatga